The sequence tctgttctaaatggcctaccccttattcttaaactgtggcctccggttctggacttccccaacatcgggagcatgtttcctgcctctagcatgtccaatcccttaataatcttatatgtttcaatcagatcccctctcatctttctaaattccagtgtatacaagcccagtcgctccaatctttcaacatatgacagtcccgccacccTGGGAATCAACCTCGTAGACCTACgcagcactccctcaatagcaagaatgtccttcctcaaatttggaaaccaaaactgaacacaatactccaggtatggtctcaccagagccctgtacaactgcagaaggacctctttgctccgatactcaactccccttgttatgaaggccaacatgccattagctttcttcactgcctgctgtacctgcatgcttactttcagtgactgatgaacaaggacacctagatcttgttctacttctccttttcctaacttgacaccattcaggtagtaatctgccttcctgttcttgccaccaaagtggataacctcacatttatccacattaaactgcatctgcccactcacccaccctgtccaagtcaccctgcattctcctaacatcctcctcatatttcacactgccacccagctttgtgtcatctgcaaatttgctaatgttaaaatttaatcccttcatctaaatcattaatgtatattgtaaatagttgcggtcccagcaccgagcctttggtaccccactagtcactgcctgccattctgaaaaggacccattaatccctactctttgtttcctgtctgccaaccagttttctgtccatgttagtaccctatgCCAATACcacgtgctctaattttgcccactaatctcctatgtgggaccttatcaaaggctttctgaaagtccaggtacactacatccactggctctcccttgcccATTTTCAtagctacatcctcaaaaaattccagaagattagttaaacatgatttccccttcgtaaatccatgctgactcggaccgatccgttactgctatccaaatgtgccactatttcatcttttataattgactaaagcatcttccccaccactgatgtcaggctaactggcatctctctctcccaactttcttaaaaaatgggataacgttagccatcctccaatcctcaggaactgatcctgaggGAACAAGCCCACTTGTCAGACAGTGGCAGTACTTACGTGCCTTCCTtttgacaactgggtctcaaacTCCTTCAGGAGGGTGCACAATAAATTGTGGTGACTATAAGAAGCTGGTCTCccgagttttattcagattcaactttaacatTCCCCTTATACCAACACACCCTGCCCCAACCCATTCCCCTCGCCCCAACACACCCGGCCCCAACCCATTCCTCTCGCCCCAACACACCCTGCCCCAACCCATTCCCCTCGCCCCCTACTCACCCCAACATATACCCTCACCCCAAAAACACCCTGCCCCAacccgttcctctctctcagcaAACCCTACCCCATCCCGTTCCCCTTGCCCCAaaccttccccctcccacctcgCCCTAACACACCCCCTCTCCCCGATGTTCCAGGCCCCAACCAATGCCGCCTACCCCTCGCCTCCACAATTACCCTCAGCCCAAGCAAACTCACCAGCTCTACTTCTACATGCATCCCATCTCCCGATCTCTTTCTCCCTGAAactctcaaacctccactgctccTCACTCACTACCTCTTGTCTCCTCTTCACTCCGTTCCCCTGCTCACCTCCAGGACCACGGTGGCCATGCTGTCGAGCTGCTGCAGGTAGGCCTGTGTGTCGGGGTGATCACAGGACAGCTGGATAGCGGCCACGCTGCCATGACAGGCCTGGGCCACGAGGGCTCCAAGCGTCCACCCCCGGGTACGCAGGTCGCCGCGCACCACCACGTACTGGACCAGACCGCCGGCCGCGGCCATTGCACCAGCTCCGTCCACCGGCTCCGCCCAATCCCAGTGTCCGTAACCGCCCACGGCTTCAGCAATGCCCAATCCTCATCCCCGAACCATCCTCATCGTCAACGTTGTCCAATCACAGTCTCCGTAACCGCCCACGGCTTCAGCATTGCCCAATCCCCGTCCTATACACCACCCTCATCGTCAACACTGCCCAATCACAGTCCTTATCGTCGCTCTCGTCTTCAGCATTGCCCAATCATCGCTCACCCTGGCCCTGACTCCGTTCCCGCCTTCCGCATCGCCCAATCCCTGCCCCTAACCCCGCCCAAGAGCCAGGTCCAGCCAATCCCTGTCCCCGACCCCGCCCAAGAGCCAGGTCCAGCCAATCCCTgtccccgcccccgcccccgcccccaGAGCCGGTTCCGCGGGTGAGTTGCGGCCGGGACTGCGCGCTTCGGCGATGGCGGGAAGCTCGGGTAAGGGTAACGGTCCCGGCGGTTGTACATCAGGGATGTTAAATTCCAGCATGTAGCCGCTGAACATGGCTGTGGGCCGAACAGCCTGCCGCGAGTGTATTTGGGGAGGCGAGGGGTTGGAGGGGACTGTTCCTGCGGCCTCGGCTGGAAGCTCTCAGCTGCGCTGCCTTGTTGCAGGGGTCCTGGAGCAGCTGAGGCAACTGGAGCAGAGAGCCGAGCGGCAGGGAgtggagcaggaggaggccatgcGAAGCCAAGGGCGTCTGGCACAGCTGCGGGCTACCGTGCTGAAACTCAGAGCGCAGAGAGACCTTCTGAGGAGCAGAGTGACGGCGAAGTCGGC comes from Hypanus sabinus isolate sHypSab1 chromosome 12, sHypSab1.hap1, whole genome shotgun sequence and encodes:
- the LOC132402428 gene encoding putative peptidyl-tRNA hydrolase PTRHD1, which produces MAAAGGLVQYVVVRGDLRTRGWTLGALVAQACHGSVAAIQLSCDHPDTQAYLQQLDSMATVVLEAPDEETLTSLSQMLTEAAVVHKLWIEQPENTATCLALKPYPKEQVQKLLKKLKLLK